In a genomic window of Phragmites australis chromosome 14, lpPhrAust1.1, whole genome shotgun sequence:
- the LOC133890805 gene encoding uncharacterized protein LOC133890805 isoform X2 — translation MVETRRSSAAKRPVPSEEASPAPAAVGAAPVEPASSPPPRSRSGKRAKVAVEAAGAKAAVAAVDVLDSSVDNMQGVARSTGDVAASSAVSNSGGRRKKNKPTRSFPTEGGTLWKTRPVSASGRAEAWGRLISQSSEYPSIPIYPTHFTVGHGGKYDLKLTESSPGSLVCKLKHVKRGAALEIYISKVVHVNGKALDKAAKVTLIGGDEVIFSSLGRHAYIFEQLPEEKSSTSSLCSTCVIQQEQYAVIKGTPDNLSSKGSKLSSPFNFGNGRPPLVPHDKEIVSSLCKTMEEQSYYTSEENVPFARHQLLKDDLKKATISASDILESFDTFPYYLSESTKNVLLSSAYVNLCCKESTKWTKDISSLCKRVLLSGPAGSEIYQELLVKALTKFFGAKLLIIDYALLSGSSKSKESESYKKGDRVRYIGSLQSTGIILEGQRAPDYGSQGEVRLPFEENGSSKVGVRFDKQIPGGIDLGGNCELDHGFFCSVDSLCLDGPGWEDRAKHPFDVVFEFASEESQHEPLILFLKDVEKMCGNSYSYRGLKNKLEKFPAGVFIIGSQIQTDTRKDKSNSTSPWLKFPYSQAAILDLAFQDSLGRVSEKNKEALKMSKHLTKLFPNKVTIETPQDESELSQWKQLLDRDIEILKAKANISKIQSFLTRHGMECTDVDSAICIKDRILTSECVDKIVGYALSHQLKHCTTQTPGKDVRVILSGESLKHGVDLLESIQSDPKKKSTKKSLKDVVTENEFEKRLLTDVIPPDEIGVTFEDIGALENVKETLKELVMLPLQRPELFTKGQLMKPCKGILLFGPPGTGKTMLAKAVATEAGANFINISMSSIASKWFGEGEKYVKAVFSLASKIAPSVIFVDEVDGMLGRRENPGEHEAMRKMKNEFMVNWDGLRTKDKERVLVLAATNRPFDLDEAVVRRLPRRLMVNLPDAPNRKKILGVILAKEDLADDVDLDALANLTDGYSGSDLKSLCITAAHCPIREILEREKKERALAEAENRPLPPQCSSSDVRPLKFSDFKHSHEQVCASISSDSTNMNELVQWNDLYGEGGSRQKTSLSYFM, via the exons ATGGTCGAGACCAGGCGGAGCTCCGCCGCGAAGCGGCCGGTCCCGTCGGAGGAggcctcgccggcgccggcggccgtgGGCGCGGCGCCGGTGGAGCCAGCTTCCTCCCCGCCGCCTCGGAGCCGATCGGGCAAGCGGGCGAAGGTCGCG GTTGAGGCGGCGGGCGCGAAGGCGGCGGTGGCTGCGGTCGATGTGCTGGACAGCTCCGTGGATAACATGCAGGGCGTGGCGAGGTCAACCGGGGACGTGGCGGCGTCGTCCGCGGTGTCCAATTCGGGAG ggaggaggaagaagaataagCCAACAAGGTCTTTTCCAACAGAGGGGGGGACGCTCTGGAAGACGAGGCCCGTGTCCGCGAGTGGGCGGGCTGAGGCCTGGGGCAGACTGATTTCCCAATCTTCTGAG TATCCCTCGATTCCAATTTATCCTACTCATTTCACTGTTGGCCACGGTGGAAAGTATGACCTGAAGCTCACTGAGTCATCTCCTGGGTCACTTGTTTGCAAACTGAAGCATGTTAAG AGGGGTGCTGCCCTTGAGATCTACATATCCAAAGTTGTCCATGTCAACGGGAAGGCCTTGGACAAGGCTGCTAAAGTCACCTTGATTGGAGGTGATGAAGTCATTTTTAGTTCACTTGGGAGGCATGCTTAT ATATTTGAGCAACTTCCAGAGGAAAAATCAAGCACATCATCATTGTGTTCCACATGTGTTATTCAACAAGAACAATATGCAGTTATCAAAGGTACACCGGATAATCTGTCATCTAAAGGCTCCAAATTATCATCACCATTTAACTTTGGAAATGGCCGACCTCCATTGGTTCCTCATG ATAAGGAGATAGTTAGCAGTTTATGTAAGACAATGGAGGAACAGAGCTACTACACTTCTGAAGAAAATGTGCCGTTTGCTCGGCATCAGCTTTTAAAGGATGATCTGAAGAAGGCAACTATTAGTGCAAGTGATATATTAGAGTCATTTGATACTTTTCCATATTATCTCAG TGAGAGTACCAAAAATGTCCTCCTGTCGTCAGCGTATGTAAACCTATGCTGCAAGGAATCCACCAAATGGACAAAAGATATATCTTCTCTTTGCAAACGGGTACTATTATCTGGTCCAGCAG GGTCTGAGATCTACCAAGAATTATTGGTGAAGGCACTTACCAAATTCTTTGGTGCTAAGCTGCTTATCATAGATTATGCGTTACTGTCTGGT TCTTCAAAATCAAAGGAATCGGAGTCATACAAAAAAG GTGATAGGGTGAGATACATTGGATCTCTACAATCGACAGGGATTATCCTTGAGGGACAGAG AGCTCCAGATTATGGTTCACAGGGTGAGGTGCGGCTTCCTTTTGAGGAAAATGGATCCTCAAAAGTAGGAGTCAGATTTGATAAACAGATCCCTGGGGGCATTGATCTTGGAGGCAATTGTGAGCTTGACCATGGTTTCTTCTGTTCGG TTGATTCTCTATGCCTCGATGGTCCAGGATGGGAAGATAGAGCCAAACATCCATTTGATGTAGTATTTGAG TTTGCTTCTGAAGAAAGTCAACATGAGCCTCTAATCCTATTTCTGAAGGATGTTGAAAAAATGTGTGGAAATAGTTACTCTTATCGTGGTCTAAAGAATAAGCTTGAAAAGTTCCCAGCTGGTGTTTTTATTATTGGGTCCCAGATCCAGACGGATACTCGGAAAGATAAG TCAAACAGTACGTCTCCGTGGCTTAAGTTTCCGTACAGCCAAGCAGCAATACTTGACCTTGCATTCCAG GATAGCTTGGGTCGGGTGAGTGAAAAAAACAAAGAAGCACTGAAGATGTCGAAGCATCTAACTAAACTTTTCCCAAATAAAGTGACAATAGAAACACCGCAG GATGAATCAGAACTCTCCCAGTGGAAACAGCTATTGGACCGTGACATTGAAATTCTTAAGGCAAAGGCTAACATTTCGAAAATCCAGTCT TTCCTAACCCGCCATGGTATGGAGTGTACTGATGTAGATTCAGCAATTTGTATCAAAGATCGTATTCTTACAAGTGAAT GTGTTGATAAAATAGTTGGTTATGCTTTGAGTCATCAACTCAAGCATTGTACGACTCAAACTCCTGGAAAGGATGTGAGAGTTATCCTTTCTGGTGAAAG CCTTAAGCATGGAGTTGATTTGTTGGAGAGTATCCAAAGTGACCCTAAGAAGAAGAGCACAAAGAAATCACTCAAG GATGTTGTCACGGAGAATGAATTTGAAAAACGTCTTCTTACTGATGTGATCCCTCCTGATGAGATTGGTGTTACCTTTGAGGACATTGGAGCACTAGAAAATGTCAAGGAAACGTTGAAGGAGTTAGTGATGCTTCCTTTACAAAGGCCTGAATTGTTCACCAAAGGACAACTTATGAAG CCTTGTAAAGGAATATTGCTTTTTGGTCCGCCCGGTACAGGGAAGACCATGCTTGCTAAAGCTGTTGCAACAGAGGCTGGTGCTAATTTTATCAACATATCAATGTCAAGCATCGCTTCAAAG TGGTTTGGCGAGGGAGAAAAATATGTGAAAGCTGTGTTTTCACTTGCAAGCAAAATTGCTCCTAGTGTCATTTTTGTGGACGAG GTCGACGGCATGTTGGGTAGACGTGAGAACCCAGGGGAACATGAAGCCATGCGTAAGATGAAGAATGAATTTATGGTGAACTGGGATGGTCTGAGGACGAAAGATAAAGAACGTGTTTTAGTACTTGCTGCTACTAATAGGCCTTTTgatctcgatgaggctgttgttAGGAGGCTCCCCCGGAG GTTGATGGTGAACTTGCCAGATGCACCCAATAGAAAAAAGATTCTTGGTGTAATACTAGCCAAAGAAGATTTGGCAGATGATGTAGATCTGGATGCACTAGCTAATTTGACCGATGGGTATTCAGGCAGTGATCTGAAG AGTCTGTGTATTACTGCAGCACATTGCCCCATAAGGGAAATCCTTGAAAGAGAGAAGAAG GAGAGAGCCTTAGCAGAAGCAGAAAATAGGCCACTGCCACCTCAATGTTCAAGCAGTGATGTTCGTCCCCTAAAATTTAGTGATTTCAAACATTCACATGAGCAG GTCTGTGCAAGTATATCATCCGATTCGACGAATATGAACGAGCTTGTCCAATGGAACGACCTCTACGGAGAAGGCGGGTCCAGGCAGAAGACATCTCTAAGCTACTTCATGTAG
- the LOC133890805 gene encoding uncharacterized protein LOC133890805 isoform X1, whose product MVETRRSSAAKRPVPSEEASPAPAAVGAAPVEPASSPPPRSRSGKRAKVAVEAAGAKAAVAAVDVLDSSVDNMQGVARSTGDVAASSAVSNSGGRRKKNKPTRSFPTEGGTLWKTRPVSASGRAEAWGRLISQSSEYPSIPIYPTHFTVGHGGKYDLKLTESSPGSLVCKLKHVKRGAALEIYISKVVHVNGKALDKAAKVTLIGGDEVIFSSLGRHAYIFEQLPEEKSSTSSLCSTCVIQQEQYAVIKGTPDNLSSKGSKLSSPFNFGNGRPPLVPHDKEIVSSLCKTMEEQSYYTSEENVPFARHQLLKDDLKKATISASDILESFDTFPYYLSESTKNVLLSSAYVNLCCKESTKWTKDISSLCKRVLLSGPAGSEIYQELLVKALTKFFGAKLLIIDYALLSGGQSSKSKESESYKKGDRVRYIGSLQSTGIILEGQRAPDYGSQGEVRLPFEENGSSKVGVRFDKQIPGGIDLGGNCELDHGFFCSVDSLCLDGPGWEDRAKHPFDVVFEFASEESQHEPLILFLKDVEKMCGNSYSYRGLKNKLEKFPAGVFIIGSQIQTDTRKDKSNSTSPWLKFPYSQAAILDLAFQDSLGRVSEKNKEALKMSKHLTKLFPNKVTIETPQDESELSQWKQLLDRDIEILKAKANISKIQSFLTRHGMECTDVDSAICIKDRILTSECVDKIVGYALSHQLKHCTTQTPGKDVRVILSGESLKHGVDLLESIQSDPKKKSTKKSLKDVVTENEFEKRLLTDVIPPDEIGVTFEDIGALENVKETLKELVMLPLQRPELFTKGQLMKPCKGILLFGPPGTGKTMLAKAVATEAGANFINISMSSIASKWFGEGEKYVKAVFSLASKIAPSVIFVDEVDGMLGRRENPGEHEAMRKMKNEFMVNWDGLRTKDKERVLVLAATNRPFDLDEAVVRRLPRRLMVNLPDAPNRKKILGVILAKEDLADDVDLDALANLTDGYSGSDLKSLCITAAHCPIREILEREKKERALAEAENRPLPPQCSSSDVRPLKFSDFKHSHEQVCASISSDSTNMNELVQWNDLYGEGGSRQKTSLSYFM is encoded by the exons ATGGTCGAGACCAGGCGGAGCTCCGCCGCGAAGCGGCCGGTCCCGTCGGAGGAggcctcgccggcgccggcggccgtgGGCGCGGCGCCGGTGGAGCCAGCTTCCTCCCCGCCGCCTCGGAGCCGATCGGGCAAGCGGGCGAAGGTCGCG GTTGAGGCGGCGGGCGCGAAGGCGGCGGTGGCTGCGGTCGATGTGCTGGACAGCTCCGTGGATAACATGCAGGGCGTGGCGAGGTCAACCGGGGACGTGGCGGCGTCGTCCGCGGTGTCCAATTCGGGAG ggaggaggaagaagaataagCCAACAAGGTCTTTTCCAACAGAGGGGGGGACGCTCTGGAAGACGAGGCCCGTGTCCGCGAGTGGGCGGGCTGAGGCCTGGGGCAGACTGATTTCCCAATCTTCTGAG TATCCCTCGATTCCAATTTATCCTACTCATTTCACTGTTGGCCACGGTGGAAAGTATGACCTGAAGCTCACTGAGTCATCTCCTGGGTCACTTGTTTGCAAACTGAAGCATGTTAAG AGGGGTGCTGCCCTTGAGATCTACATATCCAAAGTTGTCCATGTCAACGGGAAGGCCTTGGACAAGGCTGCTAAAGTCACCTTGATTGGAGGTGATGAAGTCATTTTTAGTTCACTTGGGAGGCATGCTTAT ATATTTGAGCAACTTCCAGAGGAAAAATCAAGCACATCATCATTGTGTTCCACATGTGTTATTCAACAAGAACAATATGCAGTTATCAAAGGTACACCGGATAATCTGTCATCTAAAGGCTCCAAATTATCATCACCATTTAACTTTGGAAATGGCCGACCTCCATTGGTTCCTCATG ATAAGGAGATAGTTAGCAGTTTATGTAAGACAATGGAGGAACAGAGCTACTACACTTCTGAAGAAAATGTGCCGTTTGCTCGGCATCAGCTTTTAAAGGATGATCTGAAGAAGGCAACTATTAGTGCAAGTGATATATTAGAGTCATTTGATACTTTTCCATATTATCTCAG TGAGAGTACCAAAAATGTCCTCCTGTCGTCAGCGTATGTAAACCTATGCTGCAAGGAATCCACCAAATGGACAAAAGATATATCTTCTCTTTGCAAACGGGTACTATTATCTGGTCCAGCAG GGTCTGAGATCTACCAAGAATTATTGGTGAAGGCACTTACCAAATTCTTTGGTGCTAAGCTGCTTATCATAGATTATGCGTTACTGTCTGGT GGACAGTCTTCAAAATCAAAGGAATCGGAGTCATACAAAAAAG GTGATAGGGTGAGATACATTGGATCTCTACAATCGACAGGGATTATCCTTGAGGGACAGAG AGCTCCAGATTATGGTTCACAGGGTGAGGTGCGGCTTCCTTTTGAGGAAAATGGATCCTCAAAAGTAGGAGTCAGATTTGATAAACAGATCCCTGGGGGCATTGATCTTGGAGGCAATTGTGAGCTTGACCATGGTTTCTTCTGTTCGG TTGATTCTCTATGCCTCGATGGTCCAGGATGGGAAGATAGAGCCAAACATCCATTTGATGTAGTATTTGAG TTTGCTTCTGAAGAAAGTCAACATGAGCCTCTAATCCTATTTCTGAAGGATGTTGAAAAAATGTGTGGAAATAGTTACTCTTATCGTGGTCTAAAGAATAAGCTTGAAAAGTTCCCAGCTGGTGTTTTTATTATTGGGTCCCAGATCCAGACGGATACTCGGAAAGATAAG TCAAACAGTACGTCTCCGTGGCTTAAGTTTCCGTACAGCCAAGCAGCAATACTTGACCTTGCATTCCAG GATAGCTTGGGTCGGGTGAGTGAAAAAAACAAAGAAGCACTGAAGATGTCGAAGCATCTAACTAAACTTTTCCCAAATAAAGTGACAATAGAAACACCGCAG GATGAATCAGAACTCTCCCAGTGGAAACAGCTATTGGACCGTGACATTGAAATTCTTAAGGCAAAGGCTAACATTTCGAAAATCCAGTCT TTCCTAACCCGCCATGGTATGGAGTGTACTGATGTAGATTCAGCAATTTGTATCAAAGATCGTATTCTTACAAGTGAAT GTGTTGATAAAATAGTTGGTTATGCTTTGAGTCATCAACTCAAGCATTGTACGACTCAAACTCCTGGAAAGGATGTGAGAGTTATCCTTTCTGGTGAAAG CCTTAAGCATGGAGTTGATTTGTTGGAGAGTATCCAAAGTGACCCTAAGAAGAAGAGCACAAAGAAATCACTCAAG GATGTTGTCACGGAGAATGAATTTGAAAAACGTCTTCTTACTGATGTGATCCCTCCTGATGAGATTGGTGTTACCTTTGAGGACATTGGAGCACTAGAAAATGTCAAGGAAACGTTGAAGGAGTTAGTGATGCTTCCTTTACAAAGGCCTGAATTGTTCACCAAAGGACAACTTATGAAG CCTTGTAAAGGAATATTGCTTTTTGGTCCGCCCGGTACAGGGAAGACCATGCTTGCTAAAGCTGTTGCAACAGAGGCTGGTGCTAATTTTATCAACATATCAATGTCAAGCATCGCTTCAAAG TGGTTTGGCGAGGGAGAAAAATATGTGAAAGCTGTGTTTTCACTTGCAAGCAAAATTGCTCCTAGTGTCATTTTTGTGGACGAG GTCGACGGCATGTTGGGTAGACGTGAGAACCCAGGGGAACATGAAGCCATGCGTAAGATGAAGAATGAATTTATGGTGAACTGGGATGGTCTGAGGACGAAAGATAAAGAACGTGTTTTAGTACTTGCTGCTACTAATAGGCCTTTTgatctcgatgaggctgttgttAGGAGGCTCCCCCGGAG GTTGATGGTGAACTTGCCAGATGCACCCAATAGAAAAAAGATTCTTGGTGTAATACTAGCCAAAGAAGATTTGGCAGATGATGTAGATCTGGATGCACTAGCTAATTTGACCGATGGGTATTCAGGCAGTGATCTGAAG AGTCTGTGTATTACTGCAGCACATTGCCCCATAAGGGAAATCCTTGAAAGAGAGAAGAAG GAGAGAGCCTTAGCAGAAGCAGAAAATAGGCCACTGCCACCTCAATGTTCAAGCAGTGATGTTCGTCCCCTAAAATTTAGTGATTTCAAACATTCACATGAGCAG GTCTGTGCAAGTATATCATCCGATTCGACGAATATGAACGAGCTTGTCCAATGGAACGACCTCTACGGAGAAGGCGGGTCCAGGCAGAAGACATCTCTAAGCTACTTCATGTAG
- the LOC133891755 gene encoding F-actin-capping protein subunit alpha-like: MSDDGGAGAGEPLSDRQKREIAVWFLSNAPAGEIHYVAKDVHALLGDEAVYEAAAAVAFPEYNKAHLMSLELPDRSGDIIITTFGELDKNNYLDPRTAQVATVDHIKQTCTKLRPAADEELPSAYIEEFRSALDVELSKYVGEAYPKGVCAVYCTSGKDADGPGADFGLAVVISAAKHSPLNFCYGSWHSVWTVEFNYELQFVDIKGKIQVGAHYFEEGNVQLDTNIDCKDSTISQSPEDCAASITNIIRHRESEYLSSLEESYLNLSNATFKDLRRKLPVTRTLFPWHNTLAFSLTRDLAKELALGK; the protein is encoded by the exons ATGTCggacgacggcggcgccggcgccggcgagccgCTCAGCGACCGCCAGAAGAGGGAGATCGCCGTCTGGTTCCTCTCCAACGCCCCCGCCGGCGAGATCCACTACGTCGCCAAAG ATGTGCACGCGCTGCTGGGGGACGAGGCGGTGTATGAGGCCGCGGCCGCGGTGGCCTTCCCGGAGTACAACAAGGCCCACCTCATGTCCCTCGAGCTGCCGGACCGCAGCGGCGAC ATAATCATCACAACTTTTGGGGAGCTTGACAAGAACAATTATCTGGACCCTAGGACTGCACAAGTCGCTACTGTGGATCATATTAAACAG ACTTGTACGAAATTGAGGCCTGCTGCAGATGAGGAGCTTCCTTCAGCGTACATTGAAGAGTTTAG GAGTGCTTTAGATGTTGAATTGTCTAAATATGTCGGTGAAGCTTATCCAAAAGGGGTATGTGCCGTTTATTGTACCAGTGGAAAGGATGCAGATGGACCAGGAGCAGATTTTGGTTTGGCAGTAGTTATTTCTGCTGCTAAGCATAGTCCACTGAACTTTTG CTATGGTAGCTGGCATTCAGTTTGGACTGTGGAATTCAATTATGAGTTGCAATTTGTTGATATTAAAGGAAAGATACAG GTAGGTGCTCACTATTTTGAAGAGGGAAATGTGCAGCTGGATACTAATATCGACTGCAAGGACTCCACTATATCGCAG TCACCAGAAGATTGTGCAGCTTCCATAACTAACATCATTCGACATCGTGAGTCTGAGTATTTGTCATCTCTTGAG GAATCATACTTGAATTTGTCCAATGCAACCTTCAAG GATCTTCGGAGAAAACTTCCAGTTACCCGTACTCTTTTCCCATGGCATAACACACTAGCCTTCAGTCTTACAAGAGACCTTGCCAAAGAACTAGCGCTTGGAAAATGA